A segment of the Elaeis guineensis isolate ETL-2024a chromosome 6, EG11, whole genome shotgun sequence genome:
tgcaGCCAGGCCATTGCGGATTAAAAGTTTTTAGTGCCCATAATACGCAAACCCCACCACTTCAAAGTCAGTCCTGTGGATGACCTATTGAAATAATCGAGGCAGTGTTGATAGCAACAAATGGCTATGAGCAAGGCTAAGATAATCTTATCAGAAGGACACAATGATGGAGATTCCAAATACTTATCCGTGTGGAATATTATTGGGATCTCGTCTCGTCTCATCTCATCGCACCGCGAGAAAGTCCAAATAGAGCAGTTGCCATCTGCATAAAGTGGTAGAAAGGGATCGGTTACAGGCCAGTTTTGTCAAAGTCCAGACCAACCAACCCATCCATCACTTTTATTCACAAAACCTACCCCCTGTCTCTGTCCATACATAATTGGTGATTATTTTTGCTGCCTAAGTTGGATTCTTATCTGCTAATACATTAACCAAGAAGGAATGAGTACTTTATATCGAGAAATGATTACCTACACATCGTGATGCACTACTACAAAGATCAGATTGATGGTGCGCACAGCCATATGGTGCATGCAGTGTAGGAATAAATTCTTCTTCATATTGGTGAATTAGATTGCGTATGGTGTCATTAATATTTGGCTAAAGTATGTGTAGTTTTGTAGAGACCAACGCAGAAATCAAACTCCAAGCCTTACACTAGATGCTCTGTTCTTTCATCCTACGTCCCCTCTTGCATTGGTCCTACACGTTAAGCTAGCGGATAAGCTTTGATATAATTTGGTGGTCCCAAACGGGTGAAGAAAAGCGACCCCCATATAGCTAGTTGATGGCGACCCCTCCATTCTCTTCCTTACTCTTGCTTCTATCTTTTGCTCTTCTTACTTGATGTTATTAAATATCTTGTAAAAGCCATTGCATGCAAACACGTGTCGTCGCTTGGTTCGATGCAAATGAGCATGACCCCCACGGTACCTCCACCTGACTTTACCCAACTCCATTCAGAAGAGCCCCTCCATTCCATGGTGAAcaactcttttcttattattagatttttttttccccccctCATTATACCTCCCTTCTTCCACATGTTATCCCCTTCTCCTCATGTTTATTTAATTAATCAACAATTCATGACTTAAGATGCGAGGGTAACCCTCTCAGCTTCTGAAACAAGTGGCCAACCAATGGATCTATGTGCTCTAATCCATTTTACATTTTATGAGTGCAACTTTTTTTATGGTCCAAAGATGCTACATCTACGCTTCCAATTATTTTAAGGTCCTTTGGATATGTCCATATAGGACAAATAGGACACGTGGCCGGTGAAAATTGGTCCACACCACATGGTGGGGCCCCTAAGCCAACGTCACGCATGCACCTCCATTATAAGTGTGTGTTTGATACGACAGCGGAAGCTAGGCCCAAGCGGCTATAAATTCCCCACCACGCCACCCCGCGTATCCGCTCCTCCAATAGAGGCGAGAATTCGACAAATAATTGGCGGTGCGATGGAAGAGCTTTACGAGGCGGACGTGATGTGGCCGGACAACCACGACCGTCCGATGGGAGGATCCAACGGCTATACGTCGCCGAAGAGGATGAGGGAGCGGGCCGAGAGGGCGGCATCGGCGGCGCCGGTGGAGATACCGAGGGCGAGGCGGGGGAGCGCGGGTGAGAGCCTGGGGGACGAAGAGGGGGCCGCGGAGCTGATCCCGCCGCACGTTCTGGTGTCCCGCAGCAGGACGGTGGGCAAGGTGGCGTTCTCGCTGTGCTCAGGGCAGGGGCGGACGCTCAAGGGCCGGGATCTGAGGCACGTCCGCGACTCCGTCCTCCGGATGACCGGCTACCTCGAGGGATAGAGTCCGCCTCGAGGGTCCAGACCGTAATgagagagagcgagagctagCAAAAAAAAATGGCGAGCTCTATGTCGTGTCGTTGTACAAACTAATTCAAGTACTgtaataaaatcaaattaatggacaaaatattctttttaaaaaatggTTCCCCTTTTCTCaagtcaaagtatatatatatatttttttacaatatagaAGGGGCAAGAGCCCTCTCTATCTGGCTTTATTGAGggaaaataaataattcaa
Coding sequences within it:
- the LOC105047459 gene encoding protein S40-1; translated protein: MEELYEADVMWPDNHDRPMGGSNGYTSPKRMRERAERAASAAPVEIPRARRGSAGESLGDEEGAAELIPPHVLVSRSRTVGKVAFSLCSGQGRTLKGRDLRHVRDSVLRMTGYLEG